In one window of Canis lupus baileyi chromosome 12, mCanLup2.hap1, whole genome shotgun sequence DNA:
- the ZNF697 gene encoding zinc finger protein 697 isoform X1 translates to MEQENKQGVYEAQDSEDKRMGSDFENSEDRERNPEERGMGSNPQDADKREGHPEQELGSNPQDEALGRDPEERELVSDICPDGLLSEEEGAVLREDYPSGVAEMAMFPGLGLGLSESESLSRSPREEEESAGENRPDEEAQPPAPTLPWRRHLSLGSRHRSDKAAHRRFRRLHHPVAVDLGELDSLMASIMDAPTICPDCGESFSPGAAFLQHQRMHRLAEAAAAASLEPFGLAGECGGVVGLVGVGVGVGGAGGLGAGPALARPAREKPFRCGECGKGFSRNTYLTNHLRLHTGERPNLCADCGKSFSWRADLLKHRRLHTGEKPYPCPECGEAFSLSSHLLSHRRAHAAASGAGAAALRPFACGECGKGFVRRSHLANHQRIHTGEKPHGCGECGKRFSWRSDLVKHQRVHTGEKPYMCSECGETFSVSSHLFTHKRTHSGERPYVCRECGKGFGRNSHLVNHLRVHTGEKPFHCGQCEKRFSDFSTLTQHQRTHTGEKPYTCIECGKSFIQSSHLIRHRRIHTGNKPHKCTGCGKGFRYKTHLAQHQKLHLC, encoded by the exons ATggaacaagaaaataaacagggTGTGTATGAAGCCCAGGACTCAGAAGACAAAAGGATGGGCTCTGATTTTGAGAACTCTGAAGACAGGGAACGGAACCCAGAAGAAAGAGGAATGGGCTCTAATCCACAGGATGCAGACAAGAGAGAAGGCCACCCAGAGCAGGAGCTGGGCTCCAACCCACAGGATGAAGCTCTAGGAAGGGACCCAGAGGAGAGGGAACTGGTGTCTGACATCTGCCCAG ATGGGCTGCTGAGTGAGGAAGAAGGGGCTGTCCTCCGCGAGGATTACCCGTCTGGCGTGGCTGAGATGGCGATGTTCCCGGGACTGGGACTGGGACTGTCGGAGTCGGAAAGCCTTTCCCGGAGCCCCCGGGAAGAAGAGGAGAGCGCAGGCGAGAACCGGCCGGACGAAGAGGCGCAGCCGCCCGCTCCCACGCTTCCCTGGAGGCGGCACCTCTCGCTGGGGAGCCGGCACCGGAGCGACAAGGCCGCCCACCGCCGCTTCCGCCGCCTCCACCACCCCGTGGCCGTGGACCTCGGGGAGCTCGACAGCCTGATGGCCAGCATCATGGACGCGCCCACCATCTGCCCCGACTGCGGGGAGAGCTTCAGCCCGGGCGCTGCCTTCCTGCAGCACCAGCGCATGCACCGCCTGGCGgaggccgcggccgccgccaGCCTGGAGCCCTTCGGCTTGGCGGGCGAGTGCGGCGGGGTGGTGGGGCTGgtgggcgtgggcgtgggcgtgggcggggcggggggcctcGGGGCGGGGCCCGCGCTGGCCCGGCCCGCGCGCGAGAAGCCCTTCCGCTGCGGCGAGTGTGGCAAGGGCTTCAGCCGCAACACCTACCTGACCAACCACCTGCGCCTGCACACGGGCGAGCGGCCCAACCTGTGCGCCGACTGCGGCAAGAGCTTCAGCTGGCGCGCCGACCTGCTCAAGCACCGGCGCCTGCACACGGGCGAGAAGCCCTACCCGTGCCCCGAGTGTGGCGAGGCCTTCAGCCTCAGCTCgcacctgctgagccaccggcGCGCGCACGCGGCGGCCagcggcgcgggggcggcggcgctGCGGCCCTTCGCCTGCGGCGAGTGCGGCAAGGGCTTCGTGCGCCGCTCGCACCTGGCCAACCACCAGCGCATCCACACGGGCGAGAAGCCGCACGGCTGCGGCGAGTGCGGCAAGCGCTTCAGCTGGCGCTCGGACCTGGTGAAGCACCAGCGTGTGCACACGGGCGAGAAGCCCTACATGTGCTCCGAGTGCGGCGAGACCTTCAGCGTCAGCTCGCACCTCTTCACGCACAAGCGCACGCACTCGGGCGAGCGGCCCTACGTGTGCCGCGAGTGCGGCAAGGGCTTCGGGCGCAACTCGCACCTGGTGAACCACCTGCGCGTGCACACCGGCGAGAAGCCCTTTCACTGCGGCCAGTGCGAGAAGCGCTTCAGCGACTTCTCGACGCTCACGCAGCACCAGCGCACGCACACGGGCGAGAAGCCCTACACCTGCATCGAGTGCGGCAAGAGCTTCATCCAGAGCTCGCACCTGATCCGCCACCGCCGCATCCACACCGGCAACAAGCCGCACAAGTGCACGGGCTGTGGCAAGGGCTTCCGCTACAAAACGCACCTTGCGCAGCACCAGAAGCTGCACCTGTGCTAG
- the ZNF697 gene encoding zinc finger protein 697 isoform X2, whose protein sequence is MAMFPGLGLGLSESESLSRSPREEEESAGENRPDEEAQPPAPTLPWRRHLSLGSRHRSDKAAHRRFRRLHHPVAVDLGELDSLMASIMDAPTICPDCGESFSPGAAFLQHQRMHRLAEAAAAASLEPFGLAGECGGVVGLVGVGVGVGGAGGLGAGPALARPAREKPFRCGECGKGFSRNTYLTNHLRLHTGERPNLCADCGKSFSWRADLLKHRRLHTGEKPYPCPECGEAFSLSSHLLSHRRAHAAASGAGAAALRPFACGECGKGFVRRSHLANHQRIHTGEKPHGCGECGKRFSWRSDLVKHQRVHTGEKPYMCSECGETFSVSSHLFTHKRTHSGERPYVCRECGKGFGRNSHLVNHLRVHTGEKPFHCGQCEKRFSDFSTLTQHQRTHTGEKPYTCIECGKSFIQSSHLIRHRRIHTGNKPHKCTGCGKGFRYKTHLAQHQKLHLC, encoded by the coding sequence ATGGCGATGTTCCCGGGACTGGGACTGGGACTGTCGGAGTCGGAAAGCCTTTCCCGGAGCCCCCGGGAAGAAGAGGAGAGCGCAGGCGAGAACCGGCCGGACGAAGAGGCGCAGCCGCCCGCTCCCACGCTTCCCTGGAGGCGGCACCTCTCGCTGGGGAGCCGGCACCGGAGCGACAAGGCCGCCCACCGCCGCTTCCGCCGCCTCCACCACCCCGTGGCCGTGGACCTCGGGGAGCTCGACAGCCTGATGGCCAGCATCATGGACGCGCCCACCATCTGCCCCGACTGCGGGGAGAGCTTCAGCCCGGGCGCTGCCTTCCTGCAGCACCAGCGCATGCACCGCCTGGCGgaggccgcggccgccgccaGCCTGGAGCCCTTCGGCTTGGCGGGCGAGTGCGGCGGGGTGGTGGGGCTGgtgggcgtgggcgtgggcgtgggcggggcggggggcctcGGGGCGGGGCCCGCGCTGGCCCGGCCCGCGCGCGAGAAGCCCTTCCGCTGCGGCGAGTGTGGCAAGGGCTTCAGCCGCAACACCTACCTGACCAACCACCTGCGCCTGCACACGGGCGAGCGGCCCAACCTGTGCGCCGACTGCGGCAAGAGCTTCAGCTGGCGCGCCGACCTGCTCAAGCACCGGCGCCTGCACACGGGCGAGAAGCCCTACCCGTGCCCCGAGTGTGGCGAGGCCTTCAGCCTCAGCTCgcacctgctgagccaccggcGCGCGCACGCGGCGGCCagcggcgcgggggcggcggcgctGCGGCCCTTCGCCTGCGGCGAGTGCGGCAAGGGCTTCGTGCGCCGCTCGCACCTGGCCAACCACCAGCGCATCCACACGGGCGAGAAGCCGCACGGCTGCGGCGAGTGCGGCAAGCGCTTCAGCTGGCGCTCGGACCTGGTGAAGCACCAGCGTGTGCACACGGGCGAGAAGCCCTACATGTGCTCCGAGTGCGGCGAGACCTTCAGCGTCAGCTCGCACCTCTTCACGCACAAGCGCACGCACTCGGGCGAGCGGCCCTACGTGTGCCGCGAGTGCGGCAAGGGCTTCGGGCGCAACTCGCACCTGGTGAACCACCTGCGCGTGCACACCGGCGAGAAGCCCTTTCACTGCGGCCAGTGCGAGAAGCGCTTCAGCGACTTCTCGACGCTCACGCAGCACCAGCGCACGCACACGGGCGAGAAGCCCTACACCTGCATCGAGTGCGGCAAGAGCTTCATCCAGAGCTCGCACCTGATCCGCCACCGCCGCATCCACACCGGCAACAAGCCGCACAAGTGCACGGGCTGTGGCAAGGGCTTCCGCTACAAAACGCACCTTGCGCAGCACCAGAAGCTGCACCTGTGCTAG